The Campylobacter concisus sequence GATATATCGTTACAAATAACCACGTTATTGAAGATAGCGACCAAATAGTCGTAACCCTTGCAAATGGTGGCAAAGAGTATAAAGCAAAGCTAATAGGAAGTGATCCAAAAACCGATCTAGCCGTCGTAAAGATAGAAGTAAACGGACTAAATGCTATCACTTTTGCAGACTCATCAAAGCTGCTTGATGCAGATGTCGTATTTGCAATAGGTAATCCATTTGGCGTTGGTGAAAGTATCACTCAAGGTATCATTTCAGGGCTAAATAAAGATAATATCGGCCTTAATCAATATGAAAATTTCATCCAAACAGACGCCTCGATAAATCCTGGCAACTCAGGCGGCGCTTTAGTTGATAGCAGGGGATATTTAGTCGGAATAAACTCAGCCATACTTTCAAAAAGTGGTGGCAATAACGGCATTGGCTTTGCGATCCCATCAAATATGGTAAAAGATATCGCTAAAAAGCTGATAACTGACGGCAAGATCGAGCGTGGCTTTATCGGCGTTACGATTGCAAATTTAACAGATGAGCAAAAAGAGCTTTATACAAATAAAGAGGGTGCTTTAATAAGTGGCGTAGAGCAAGGCATGCCAGCAGATGAGGCTGGACTAAAAAGAGGTGATTTGGTCATATCAGCTAACGACAAAGCTATAAAAAACGCAAATGATCTTAAAAATTTCATCGGTTCACTAACTCCAAATAGCAGCGTTGATATAACTTACGAGCGATCAAATAAAGTGATGAATGCAAAAATCAAGCTTGCAAACGCTGATCACAATTCAAAAGACATAGCAAAAAGCATTATAATCGAAGGACTTAGTGTTAGCAATCTAAGCGATGAGATAAGATATAAATACAAAATCAGCCCAGATACTCAAGGCGTGCTAGTAACTGACGTAAAATCAGGCTCAAAAGCTGAAGACTTTGGCTTTGAAAGAGGTGATGTGATCGTGCAAGTTGGTGAAGAGAGTATAAAAGATCTTCAAACATTTGCAAATACAATCAAAAATACAAAAGGTAAAAAGACACTAGTGTGGATAAATCGCGGTGGTATCATACAAGGCCTTGTTATAAAATAATCATTTAAGAGCTGAAATTTCAGCTCTTAACCCTTTTAAATTTTTAAAATCTTAATCTGCTATAATCCTTAAAAATAAATTTACAACAGGAAAGATCATGACTAGAATTTTAATGATAGAAGATGATATGGAGCTTGCTGAAATTTTAACCGAATATCTAGAAAACTATGATATTGAAGTAGTAACTGCTGAAGAGCCATATATCGGACTTTCTACGCTAAATACAAGTAAATTTGACCTAGTGATACTAGATCTTACATTGCCTGGTATGGATGGATTAGAAGTTTGTAAAGAGATCAGGAAAAATCACAATATCCCTATTATCATATCAAGTGCAAGGCATGATATAACAGATAAGGTAAATGCTCTTGATAACGGAGCAGATGATTATTTGCCAAAGCCATATGACCCACAAGAGCTTTTGGCTCGTATCAAAAGTCATCTAAGAAGGCAGAGCATCACCCCAGCAAGTGAGGCGAGAAATTTAAATAAAGACCTGGTTTTAAAAGAATTTGAACATGAAATTTTATTTAAAGGCAGTGTCTTAAATTTAACTGCCGCAGAATACGACATCTTAAAATACCTACTTTTAAAAGAGGGCGGAGCGGTTACTAGAGAGGAGCTTATCTATAACTGCGAGAGCATAAATGAAGATAGCTCAAACAAAAGTATTGACGTCATCATCGGCAGGATTCGCCAAAAACTAAATGAAAATCCAAAAGAGCCAAAATACATCCACGCGATCCGCGGTATCGGCTATAAATTGGTTCTTTGATGCCAAGATCGTCTATATTTATCACGATAACGTTTATCTTTGGACTCGCGCTCGTTTCGATATTTCTAGCCTTTTTGTGGCTCATGGGCTTTGATAAGCAAAACTATACAAGAGAACTAAATAACAAATACTCAAACGTCGCTAGGACAAATTTATTTTATATGGGTGGCATCATAAATAAAGCTCAGTACGACCGTCAGCTTTCAAATATCGATATGCCAGAGATCAAAGACGAGAAGAAAAAGGATGAAATTTTAAAACAAGCGACTGTTTTAGAAGAAATTTCAAGCGATTTAGGCTCAAGCGCGATCTTGCTTTATGATAAGCACCACTACTTAAGGATTGAGCATTTAGACGAGCTAAAGCTTTTAATGGATAAGGAATTTCAGCCTTATAGATACGAGGTGATAAAGGCTGTTTTTCTGGTGGTTGCGGTCATCTTGCTAGGTGCTTACATTTTTGTTATCTATAAAATAAAACCGCTTAGAAAGCTAAAGCGTCAGATCGTAAAATTTGCAAATGGTGAGCTTGATGGCGTACAAAATGTTGGCAACGGCAAGGATGAAATTTCTGAAGTTTCTGAAGCATTTTATGAGGCGGTTTGTCAGATCAAGGCGCTTAATGACTCAAGGCACCTTTTCTTAAGAAACATAATGCACGAGCTAAAAACTCCTATCACAAAAGGGCTAATCGCCGCTCAAATGATAGAAAAAAGTAAAAATCAAGAAAGGCTAATCTCGGTCTTTCACAAGCTTGAAAATTTGATAAACGAACTTGCGGCGATCGAGCAGATAACATCAAAAATAGGACTTAGTAATAAAACGCCATGTTTCATGAGAGATCTCATCGATGAGGCTATCGATATAGCCATGGTAGAAAAAGAGTGTGTTGGTGTCAGTGAGCTTGATGAGGTTAGGGTGCTCGTTGATTTCAAGCTATTTTCAGTTGCTATAAAAAATATGATAGATAATGGCATAAAGTACTCAACTGATAAGCACGTAAATATCGTTGTTAGCAAGGATCATATGAAATTTATAACCCAAGGCGAGAAGCTAAAAAATGATCTTGACTTTTATATCCAGCCATTTATTAAAGGAGAGGATGCGCAAAAAAGTTTTGGACTAGGTTTATATATAGTTAGCAATATACTTGATGCTCATGGACTCAAATTTAGATACGAATACAAAAACGGAATGAATGTTTTTGTTTTTGAAAATTTACAAGATATAATAGTGACTTAAATAAAACATAATAAACAAAAGAGGGCTAAAAATGGCAGCAAAAATTTTCTCACCAGATGATATCTTATCAATAATAGATCTTGAAATAGCTTTTATAAATCGTTATAAAAATGTAAAAGATTATGCAAAAAATTTATCTTTGATATATTTTTCTTTGCCAAGTAC is a genomic window containing:
- a CDS encoding ArsS family sensor histidine kinase, giving the protein MPRSSIFITITFIFGLALVSIFLAFLWLMGFDKQNYTRELNNKYSNVARTNLFYMGGIINKAQYDRQLSNIDMPEIKDEKKKDEILKQATVLEEISSDLGSSAILLYDKHHYLRIEHLDELKLLMDKEFQPYRYEVIKAVFLVVAVILLGAYIFVIYKIKPLRKLKRQIVKFANGELDGVQNVGNGKDEISEVSEAFYEAVCQIKALNDSRHLFLRNIMHELKTPITKGLIAAQMIEKSKNQERLISVFHKLENLINELAAIEQITSKIGLSNKTPCFMRDLIDEAIDIAMVEKECVGVSELDEVRVLVDFKLFSVAIKNMIDNGIKYSTDKHVNIVVSKDHMKFITQGEKLKNDLDFYIQPFIKGEDAQKSFGLGLYIVSNILDAHGLKFRYEYKNGMNVFVFENLQDIIVT
- a CDS encoding Do family serine endopeptidase, which gives rise to MKKIVLISLVAASFLVGADIKFNEANSNITRVSPLSDKNSVLSYYDSIAQAKLSVVNISTTKTVNNAGIEQMFNDPFFNEFFGFNFAKPKEKEKTTSLGSGVIISNDGYIVTNNHVIEDSDQIVVTLANGGKEYKAKLIGSDPKTDLAVVKIEVNGLNAITFADSSKLLDADVVFAIGNPFGVGESITQGIISGLNKDNIGLNQYENFIQTDASINPGNSGGALVDSRGYLVGINSAILSKSGGNNGIGFAIPSNMVKDIAKKLITDGKIERGFIGVTIANLTDEQKELYTNKEGALISGVEQGMPADEAGLKRGDLVISANDKAIKNANDLKNFIGSLTPNSSVDITYERSNKVMNAKIKLANADHNSKDIAKSIIIEGLSVSNLSDEIRYKYKISPDTQGVLVTDVKSGSKAEDFGFERGDVIVQVGEESIKDLQTFANTIKNTKGKKTLVWINRGGIIQGLVIK
- a CDS encoding response regulator transcription factor, yielding MTRILMIEDDMELAEILTEYLENYDIEVVTAEEPYIGLSTLNTSKFDLVILDLTLPGMDGLEVCKEIRKNHNIPIIISSARHDITDKVNALDNGADDYLPKPYDPQELLARIKSHLRRQSITPASEARNLNKDLVLKEFEHEILFKGSVLNLTAAEYDILKYLLLKEGGAVTREELIYNCESINEDSSNKSIDVIIGRIRQKLNENPKEPKYIHAIRGIGYKLVL